From a single Natronorubrum tibetense GA33 genomic region:
- a CDS encoding MFS transporter produces MTDDDTYSPGEIRTVALAVIGGIFFGGVATGVAFPTLPLLDERLIISTLMLSVILSANRIARLFMNTPAGTIIDRVGARTPMIVGLFTQALAPFGYILGLYTPEIVVGTLPWFGQVSLPGLVFVLSRLFWGIGSAFVFIGAFATVTFVTTSNNRGRWVGYLRGGQSLGFPTGLILGGVLTDVASMEIAFLAAGILALIAGTVATLVLPDVHGGADTKSAKLRELPTLLRGRPAVLVIGFGNFTLQFLWGGVILATLARFANDFGLEISLLEAAGVSGVVMAVGVLTSGTTTVIMGRVSDRVNDRTLLTLPAFCAMSVGFLIIAYVPTLEALFAAIFLIGLGMGAAAPALMAILGDLTPGDELGRMGGVYNVMGDIGLSLGPLVALPAVDAIGFQWTYALCAALVFSCLLVVSVPLLRNPKVTTSTVNAD; encoded by the coding sequence ATGACCGACGACGACACGTACTCGCCCGGCGAGATCAGGACGGTCGCCCTCGCGGTCATCGGTGGGATCTTCTTCGGTGGCGTCGCTACCGGCGTCGCCTTTCCGACGCTGCCGCTGCTCGACGAGCGGCTGATTATCTCGACGCTGATGCTCAGCGTGATCCTCTCGGCCAACCGCATCGCGCGACTGTTCATGAACACGCCGGCCGGGACGATCATCGACCGCGTCGGCGCGCGAACGCCGATGATTGTCGGGCTCTTTACGCAGGCGCTTGCGCCCTTCGGCTACATCCTCGGACTCTACACGCCCGAAATCGTCGTCGGGACGCTCCCGTGGTTCGGGCAGGTCTCGCTTCCTGGACTCGTCTTCGTCCTCTCGAGGCTGTTCTGGGGGATCGGCAGCGCATTCGTCTTCATCGGCGCGTTCGCGACGGTCACCTTCGTGACGACGTCGAACAATCGCGGCCGCTGGGTCGGCTACCTGCGCGGCGGGCAATCGCTCGGCTTCCCGACCGGACTCATCCTCGGGGGCGTGCTGACCGACGTCGCGAGCATGGAGATCGCCTTCCTCGCCGCCGGGATCCTCGCACTGATCGCCGGCACCGTCGCGACGCTCGTCCTCCCCGATGTCCACGGCGGGGCCGACACCAAATCCGCGAAACTGCGGGAACTTCCCACGCTGCTCCGCGGGCGTCCCGCTGTGCTCGTGATCGGCTTCGGCAACTTCACCCTCCAGTTTCTCTGGGGCGGGGTCATCCTCGCGACGCTCGCGCGGTTCGCGAACGACTTCGGTCTCGAGATTTCCCTGCTCGAGGCGGCGGGCGTCAGCGGCGTCGTCATGGCCGTCGGCGTGCTCACGTCCGGGACGACGACGGTGATCATGGGACGGGTCTCGGACCGCGTCAACGACCGAACGCTGCTGACGCTGCCCGCGTTCTGTGCGATGAGCGTCGGCTTCCTGATTATCGCATACGTACCCACGCTCGAGGCCCTGTTCGCGGCGATCTTCCTCATCGGGCTCGGAATGGGGGCCGCCGCACCCGCGCTCATGGCGATCCTGGGCGATCTGACGCCCGGCGACGAACTCGGTCGGATGGGCGGCGTCTACAACGTGATGGGGGATATCGGATTGAGTCTCGGCCCGCTCGTCGCGCTGCCAGCCGTCGACGCGATCGGCTTCCAGTGGACCTACGCGCTCTGTGCCGCGCTCGTCTTCAGCTGTCTGCTGGTCGTCTCCGTTCCGTTGCTCCGGAACCCGAAGGTCACCACGTCCACCGTGAACGCGGACTGA
- a CDS encoding class I adenylate-forming enzyme family protein: MEDLELVPAETLLESPYDGNVARLLDRAVAERPDQIAIEHAGETVTYRAFADLVERYTHGFRALGLEPEDRVCVYIPNGIAFCAVIWACCRGGIVASPLNPAYRRREIEYQVDHADATAIVVAGEASEHVVSAVADLETEIVSTSVDSSHASLSELAASDRATDVDGDLVERSDDDVLLQPYTSGTTGNPKGVLLTHRNFRVQIAQSVSSYSASPIKGDGLIILPMYHITGLLQMMASLCAGRTLHLMRPDQWNPERVLELLEKHDIPAFVGVATMFNDLLEAYDPDEYDLEALVRAGQGGDKLPKPVQREFEETFGVSLSEGYGLTETTAATHTVRWSTLGNRPGSVGQPVGHTRSKIVDEDGEEVGVGEEGEILIAGPQVMKGYYENPEANEAVFTEDGFFRSGDIGSRDADNYYYIKGREKEMILTAGYNVYPREIENALYDHPAVLEAAVFGVPDERRGETVAAAVVPTDGESLEADEVEAYVLGELAPYKHPRYVEVREELPKTGSGKIRKTILREEFRETYDTE; encoded by the coding sequence ATGGAGGACCTCGAGCTGGTTCCAGCGGAGACGCTCCTCGAGTCGCCGTACGACGGTAACGTCGCCCGACTACTGGACAGAGCGGTCGCCGAACGGCCCGACCAGATTGCGATCGAGCACGCCGGCGAGACCGTTACGTATCGGGCGTTCGCCGACCTCGTCGAACGATACACACACGGTTTCCGAGCGCTCGGACTTGAGCCCGAAGACCGCGTCTGCGTCTACATCCCGAACGGCATCGCGTTCTGTGCGGTCATTTGGGCGTGCTGTCGGGGCGGAATCGTCGCAAGTCCGTTGAACCCGGCCTATCGCCGCCGCGAAATCGAGTACCAGGTCGACCACGCCGACGCGACGGCCATCGTCGTTGCGGGCGAGGCCAGCGAGCACGTCGTGAGTGCTGTCGCGGACCTCGAGACCGAAATCGTCAGCACGAGCGTCGACAGCAGTCACGCATCGCTTTCCGAACTCGCAGCAAGTGATCGGGCAACCGATGTCGACGGTGACCTTGTCGAACGATCGGACGACGACGTGTTGCTCCAGCCGTACACGTCGGGGACGACGGGGAATCCCAAAGGAGTCCTGCTCACCCATCGCAACTTCCGAGTGCAGATCGCACAGAGCGTCTCGAGTTACAGCGCGAGCCCCATCAAAGGCGACGGGCTGATTATCCTCCCGATGTACCACATCACGGGGCTGCTCCAGATGATGGCCTCGCTGTGTGCCGGTCGGACGTTACACCTTATGCGGCCCGATCAGTGGAACCCAGAACGGGTGCTCGAACTCCTCGAAAAGCACGACATCCCCGCATTCGTCGGGGTCGCGACCATGTTCAACGACTTGCTCGAGGCCTACGATCCGGACGAATACGATCTCGAGGCGCTGGTACGGGCCGGACAGGGTGGCGACAAACTGCCGAAGCCGGTACAACGGGAGTTCGAGGAGACGTTCGGGGTGTCGCTCTCGGAGGGGTACGGGCTGACCGAGACGACGGCGGCGACGCACACCGTCCGCTGGTCGACGCTCGGGAATCGGCCGGGCAGTGTCGGCCAGCCCGTCGGCCACACGCGCTCGAAGATCGTCGACGAGGACGGCGAGGAGGTCGGCGTCGGCGAGGAGGGCGAGATCCTCATCGCCGGCCCGCAGGTGATGAAGGGCTACTACGAGAACCCCGAGGCCAACGAGGCGGTGTTCACCGAAGATGGGTTCTTCCGGAGCGGCGACATCGGCTCCCGAGACGCGGACAACTACTACTACATCAAGGGCCGCGAGAAGGAGATGATCCTCACGGCGGGGTACAACGTCTACCCCCGCGAGATCGAGAATGCGCTCTACGACCACCCGGCGGTGCTCGAGGCCGCGGTCTTCGGCGTCCCCGACGAGCGCCGGGGAGAGACGGTCGCCGCGGCGGTCGTCCCGACGGACGGGGAGTCGCTCGAGGCGGACGAGGTCGAAGCGTACGTCCTCGGCGAACTCGCCCCGTATAAACATCCGCGCTACGTCGAGGTTCGCGAGGAACTACCCAAGACCGGGAGCGGCAAGATCCGAAAGACGATCCTTCGGGAGGAGTTTCGGGAGACCTACGACACCGAATGA
- a CDS encoding SDR family NAD(P)-dependent oxidoreductase, whose translation MTTSQFSLEGRTAIVTGSSSGLGKAMVERFADDGANVVVTSRELENVDPVANGINESEADGRAIAVECDVRDRESVDDLVERTVEEFGSLDVFINNAGASFQAPVAEISENGWKTIVDINLHGTFHGCQAAGAYMRENGGGKIINIASVAGQRGSRRMSPYGAAKAAVINFTSSLAADWAEDDVWVNCIAPGLVATEGVKSQMGVEDDAAEIDRTTADRTIGTPEEVADLAQFLASPASSYIVGETMTIKGTPRLSE comes from the coding sequence ATGACGACCAGCCAGTTCAGCCTCGAGGGCCGGACGGCCATCGTCACCGGCTCCTCGAGCGGCCTGGGGAAGGCGATGGTCGAACGGTTCGCCGACGACGGCGCGAACGTGGTCGTCACGTCCCGCGAACTCGAGAACGTCGACCCCGTCGCGAACGGGATCAACGAGAGCGAGGCGGACGGCCGAGCGATCGCCGTCGAGTGCGACGTCCGGGACCGCGAATCGGTCGACGACCTGGTCGAGCGCACCGTCGAGGAGTTCGGCTCGCTCGACGTGTTCATCAACAACGCCGGGGCGAGCTTTCAGGCACCGGTGGCGGAAATCAGCGAAAACGGCTGGAAGACCATCGTGGACATCAACCTCCACGGCACGTTCCACGGCTGTCAGGCCGCGGGGGCGTACATGCGCGAGAACGGCGGCGGCAAGATCATCAACATCGCGAGCGTCGCCGGCCAGCGCGGCTCGAGACGGATGAGCCCCTACGGGGCCGCGAAGGCCGCGGTCATCAACTTCACGTCGTCGCTGGCGGCTGACTGGGCCGAAGACGACGTCTGGGTCAACTGCATCGCGCCCGGTCTGGTCGCGACGGAGGGCGTCAAGTCCCAGATGGGCGTCGAGGACGACGCCGCCGAGATCGACCGGACGACCGCCGATCGAACGATCGGTACCCCCGAGGAGGTCGCCGACCTCGCGCAGTTCCTTGCCAGTCCCGCCTCGTCGTACATCGTCGGCGAAACGATGACGATCAAGGGAACGCCGCGACTCTCGGAGTGA
- a CDS encoding FAS1-like dehydratase domain-containing protein, translating to MTDLEAMVGDSKVTVEEFRIEPGKVEEFARSITETDPVFRDPDAAADRGFDRVPAPLTYPRVSRFPRYRPEDVEMYGFDLGFQPEYVLHGEQTYEYERPLQVGDVLTGTTTLAKVFQREGGRAGTMTFAVYETEYRDENDDLVLTDRATAIETSGAVQNDADDGEESDDSSDADETAAVANGGQVPEPDSLETVSSVADVSVGDTGPTVVVEDLERKHFVKYAGASGDFNPIHYDEPYARAAGNESVFGQGMFTAGVASRVVTNWFGLESIDSFGVRFQSQVFPGDSIVATGEIVDGESDDGVVEVDLEATNQHGETLLTGSATATLEED from the coding sequence ATGACCGACCTCGAGGCGATGGTCGGCGACTCGAAGGTCACCGTCGAGGAGTTCCGGATCGAACCGGGGAAAGTCGAGGAGTTCGCGCGCTCGATCACGGAGACGGATCCGGTGTTTCGAGACCCAGACGCTGCGGCGGACCGCGGCTTCGACCGCGTTCCCGCACCGCTGACCTACCCCCGCGTCAGTCGGTTCCCACGATATCGCCCCGAGGATGTCGAGATGTACGGCTTCGACCTCGGCTTCCAACCCGAGTACGTCCTCCACGGCGAGCAGACCTACGAGTACGAGCGCCCGCTGCAGGTCGGCGACGTGCTGACGGGGACGACAACGCTCGCGAAGGTCTTCCAGCGCGAAGGCGGCCGCGCCGGGACGATGACCTTCGCCGTCTACGAGACCGAATACCGGGACGAGAACGACGACCTCGTGCTCACCGACCGCGCGACCGCCATCGAGACGTCCGGTGCCGTCCAGAACGATGCGGACGACGGAGAGGAGTCGGACGACTCGAGCGACGCCGACGAGACGGCAGCCGTCGCGAACGGCGGACAGGTTCCGGAGCCAGACTCGCTCGAGACGGTTTCGTCCGTCGCCGACGTCAGCGTCGGCGATACCGGCCCGACGGTCGTCGTCGAGGATCTCGAGCGCAAACATTTCGTTAAGTACGCGGGCGCGAGCGGGGACTTCAACCCGATCCACTACGACGAACCCTACGCCCGCGCAGCGGGCAACGAGAGCGTCTTCGGCCAGGGCATGTTCACGGCCGGCGTCGCCTCCCGCGTCGTCACCAACTGGTTCGGCCTCGAGTCGATCGACTCCTTCGGCGTCCGCTTCCAGTCGCAGGTCTTCCCCGGGGACTCGATCGTCGCAACGGGCGAGATCGTCGATGGCGAGTCCGACGATGGTGTCGTCGAAGTCGATCTCGAGGCGACGAACCAACACGGCGAGACGCTGCTGACCGGGTCGGCGACGGCGACGCTCGAGGAGGACTGA
- a CDS encoding Zn-ribbon domain-containing OB-fold protein, translated as MTGPDSAPVEDRRDSWEGPIPVPTGANTEFWAATLEGELVYQQCEECGTAQLYPRAVCTGCGVVGPPFETSSGVGTVYSYTVCHVPGEPGFGDRTPYVVAAVDLEEGPRLLALVDCEPADVEIGSAVAVTFWQVSDEAALPVFVPH; from the coding sequence ATGACGGGGCCTGATTCGGCACCCGTCGAAGATCGCCGCGACTCCTGGGAGGGGCCGATTCCGGTTCCAACTGGAGCGAATACCGAGTTCTGGGCGGCGACGCTCGAGGGGGAGTTGGTGTACCAACAGTGCGAGGAGTGTGGGACCGCCCAGTTGTACCCGCGGGCCGTCTGTACGGGCTGTGGTGTCGTCGGTCCGCCGTTCGAGACGAGTTCGGGTGTCGGGACGGTCTACAGCTACACCGTGTGTCACGTCCCGGGCGAGCCGGGCTTCGGGGATCGGACGCCATACGTCGTCGCGGCGGTCGATCTCGAGGAGGGGCCGCGGCTGCTAGCGTTGGTAGATTGTGAGCCCGCGGACGTGGAGATCGGGTCCGCCGTCGCGGTCACGTTCTGGCAAGTCTCCGACGAGGCTGCGCTGCCCGTGTTCGTTCCTCACTAG
- a CDS encoding acetyl-CoA acetyltransferase has product MAEPIVAGVAESDLGETPDRNWLDNAGIATVRALEDADLSLSDVDGVAVAGGDDYMPALVLSEYLDLEEPSLLEGTEIGGSSFEHFCGHVGDAMARGRADVVVIAYGSTRKTGPGRDRSLEVTHPVDGFLRPTGLFRPPGAYAMAAKRHMHEYGTTEAQLAEIAVSTREWASMNPKAAQREEITVDDVLESRPVAEPFNLLDCCLVSDGGGAVVLVSEAKAREIGVPEISVAGVASTSTHRQDISEMPDMTTTGAAVTGPKAFDEAGITPADVDVAQLYDSFTYTALVTLEDLGFCEKGEGGSFVEGGTTAPGGELPMNTQGGGLSYCHPGHFGVFVLIEAVRQLRGDYTGDRQVDGAEVAVAHGTGGVLSSSSTVVLRRGA; this is encoded by the coding sequence ATGGCTGAGCCGATCGTCGCCGGCGTCGCCGAGAGCGATCTCGGGGAGACGCCCGATCGGAACTGGCTCGACAACGCGGGCATCGCGACGGTTCGAGCGCTCGAGGACGCCGACCTCTCGCTCTCGGATGTCGACGGCGTCGCCGTTGCAGGCGGCGACGACTACATGCCCGCGCTCGTCCTCTCGGAGTACCTCGACCTCGAGGAGCCGTCGCTGCTCGAGGGCACCGAAATCGGCGGCTCCTCGTTCGAACACTTTTGTGGGCACGTCGGCGACGCGATGGCTCGCGGGCGGGCGGATGTCGTCGTGATCGCCTACGGCTCGACGCGGAAGACCGGTCCGGGGCGGGATCGCTCGCTCGAGGTCACCCACCCCGTCGACGGCTTCCTCCGGCCCACGGGGCTGTTTCGCCCGCCGGGCGCGTACGCGATGGCCGCGAAACGGCACATGCACGAGTACGGCACCACGGAGGCGCAACTCGCCGAAATCGCGGTCTCGACCCGCGAGTGGGCGTCGATGAACCCCAAGGCGGCTCAGCGGGAGGAGATTACGGTCGACGACGTCCTCGAGTCCCGGCCGGTTGCCGAGCCGTTCAACCTGCTCGATTGCTGTCTCGTCTCCGACGGCGGCGGGGCCGTCGTGCTGGTTTCCGAGGCGAAGGCCCGCGAGATCGGCGTGCCGGAGATCTCGGTTGCGGGTGTAGCCTCCACGAGTACCCACCGCCAGGACATCAGCGAGATGCCGGATATGACGACCACCGGGGCTGCGGTGACCGGCCCGAAGGCGTTCGACGAGGCCGGGATTACGCCCGCGGACGTGGACGTTGCACAGCTTTACGACTCGTTTACGTATACGGCGCTCGTGACCCTCGAGGATCTCGGCTTCTGCGAGAAAGGCGAGGGCGGCTCGTTCGTTGAGGGCGGGACGACCGCGCCCGGCGGCGAGTTGCCGATGAACACCCAGGGCGGCGGGCTCTCGTACTGCCATCCGGGCCACTTCGGCGTCTTCGTCCTCATCGAGGCCGTCCGGCAGTTGCGGGGTGATTATACTGGTGACCGGCAGGTCGATGGGGCTGAGGTCGCGGTGGCCCACGGGACGGGCGGCGTGTTGTCTTCAAGTAGCACCGTCGTCCTCCGGAGGGGCGCATGA
- a CDS encoding MTH865 family protein, whose translation MSEPDVEAIRAQLVDAFEGADYPVSNPMEFLPALPNGPATTFESGDFSMSIMELQNASDGGDDRYPYHGPEEVADDIIEGLQDAGELPTE comes from the coding sequence ATGTCCGAGCCTGATGTCGAAGCGATTCGAGCACAGCTAGTTGACGCGTTCGAGGGGGCAGATTACCCCGTCTCGAACCCGATGGAGTTCCTGCCGGCGCTGCCGAACGGCCCCGCAACGACGTTCGAGTCCGGCGACTTCTCGATGTCGATCATGGAGCTACAGAACGCCTCCGACGGCGGCGACGATCGATACCCCTACCACGGGCCCGAGGAGGTCGCCGACGATATCATCGAGGGACTGCAAGACGCCGGGGAACTCCCGACCGAATAG
- a CDS encoding SDR family NAD(P)-dependent oxidoreductase yields MDLGLTDRTAVVTGGAGRIGSEDCRVLAQEGAEVIVLDVNLDGAERVADELVEEYDATAHAVECDLTDREDVGDTVAALEAETGGIDILINNAGLVDGRGRVENFDDEIWDRDVAVNLTGTYNITREVFPHMKDREFGRIVTMSSIAGLQGGFGQVSYSATKSALIGFGKSLALEGGKHGITSNILTPTIVVGDLADLPHEQLEAIDENFARLADATPMGNLGREEDVAPLVAFLASDHAEYITGQVVGVTGGADLLYY; encoded by the coding sequence ATGGATCTCGGACTCACAGACCGTACGGCCGTCGTTACCGGCGGTGCCGGACGAATCGGAAGCGAAGACTGTCGCGTGCTCGCCCAGGAAGGGGCCGAAGTGATCGTCCTCGACGTGAACCTCGACGGTGCCGAGCGCGTCGCCGACGAACTCGTCGAGGAGTACGACGCGACGGCCCACGCCGTCGAATGCGACCTCACCGACCGCGAGGACGTGGGCGACACCGTCGCCGCACTCGAAGCCGAAACCGGCGGAATCGACATCCTGATCAACAACGCTGGCCTGGTCGACGGCCGCGGTCGCGTCGAGAATTTCGACGACGAGATCTGGGACCGCGACGTCGCCGTCAATCTCACGGGGACGTACAACATCACCCGCGAGGTCTTCCCGCACATGAAAGACCGCGAGTTCGGTCGGATCGTGACGATGTCCTCGATCGCGGGCTTGCAAGGTGGGTTCGGTCAGGTTTCCTACTCGGCGACGAAATCCGCACTGATCGGCTTCGGGAAGTCGCTGGCCTTAGAGGGCGGTAAACACGGTATCACCTCGAACATTCTCACGCCGACGATCGTCGTCGGTGACCTCGCCGATCTGCCACACGAGCAACTCGAGGCCATCGACGAGAACTTCGCACGTCTCGCAGACGCCACGCCGATGGGGAACCTCGGTCGGGAAGAGGACGTCGCGCCGCTCGTCGCGTTCCTCGCGTCGGACCACGCGGAGTACATTACGGGTCAGGTCGTGGGTGTGACCGGCGGTGCGGATCTATTGTACTACTAA